AGAATGTAATACTTAGATCAAGGTTATGCTCACGACTCACGCCGCTTACTATAAAGCCGTATGtggcacagattataaattgaacttgatacattatttgtaataagtctagcttttttttttaaatgtaattagtaaatgattgctttaaaatatttatctgtaaatattgactcattattgtaatatttttttgggataaataaattattagaatttttttttattttattctgtaaaagCTCGTATCTCACCGCAGAACAAGAACATTAATTGTCAGAATGAAAGTACATTTActgtgataattataaaatgtttagaatATACGAGTAAAATGTTCATTGTtcgactaaaattattttttgttatttttttaaagaaaaagtcaCCTACCCCTCCACTTTTTTGATCggacattgaattaaaaataatgagaccgtattccattttttataaagttcttAAAATAACTCAGTGCTAACTCAACACTtatataacacaataaataaatatatatatattatataaaaaaagattccCACGACCAACTAAAGAGATCTGATACACGAATCGTTTCTTAATCACTGGTCAACATTACACCAGttagatacgaagtgaattttcAAAGAATCGAACTGTAAACGTTAttctgtcaaaataattttaaacctgACAGAAAATGGATAACTCCTTCAGCAAGTGTTTTATAGCCAATTCCAACTACAGGGCATCCTgtggttaaaataaaatttattgaaacaacTTTTGAGAAAGTTCctgcgtttatttaaaaagtttagtaGTATCGTATATTGCAGGTTTGCTCAGTGTTaccctttaccgccgagcatgaaCGAAGTACCATAAACACGTtatgtacatgaaaattcaggttTGAACGTTCTAACCACTCTTCATAAGATAAAAAAAGACATCTAGAACTTTGGATTGtccattattttgttattattgtattcaaatttcaatacCTTAGTATTGTATGAGAACTTATCCTCACaactttttatagtaaatagaaCCAGCAGATATATAGACGCAGAGGAATATATTCGTGTCTATAGGGTAAGTCCCGGGtttatcgaaatatttcaaGGATCGTTCACGATATCAATGTTTAGCGTTTAGTTCGCCGCGCATCGCGCTTGAGAGCAACGGAACGGCTAACatttgacgaaaaaaaaaagaaaaagtaagtatatattttgtttcgtctactgtgtatattttttttatgttaattgtttCACACAATtgcaatgtaaattaataaggtGTTCTTATTAGaaattgttactttatatatataatatcatagttgattacttaaagtttaataaaaaaaaaatatacgataaaaaaacataagtattttatttctgatAGAGCGTAGAAAAAACTATGGGCAACTACCCCGAACTTAGTCTAATATAATCCcatacatttgttaaaaaaaacaaacatgggtaaacaaggcatattattcaacacaagattatatagatgattaaAAACGCGGAGGTCATACTTATTGActtttaggcaggatatattgtatttaaaatgtttaaaaaatgtttcttgtCGATTCAAATCGGTATCTACATCCCAAACCAatgataaatttacttttaataatagttctgtaaaataacgattcagaagtgcttttaagagcgtacttgaataaagtatttttttatttaattttgaatgtagAACCTAAATAATGTagattaaaaacacaaaataaacagTCCGCGCtgataatttaacaatttatttatttatatcattccAATCTAGATATTGCCATTATTGTGATGTACCCTCAAGTGTAGCTTTAAACTTGTCACTTGAACGAACGCTTTCCCACAGTCTTTACAAACATATCTCCTATCGTTTGTGTGTATTCGTCTATGAAAGTCCAAGGTCTTCTTCCTCTGGAACGCCTTTTTACATATTTCACATTGAAATGGCCTGGAATCGTCATGTTTCACCATGTGCCGTTTCAGTAAATCCTTGCTGAACACTTTAAAACCGCATATTTCACAAGTgatagatttttcttttaaatgcaCCCTCGATTTGTGTTGGATCAATTTACTTttgattagaaatatttttgagcATATATCGCATGAGAATTGTGAACTTTTGACGTCGTGGACAAGCGCGAGGTGCTGTTTCCTTAAATAATTACTGCGCAATATCTCTGGACATTTAGGACATTGCAATTTCTGTGGTTTATTCGACTTCGTATGGTCGTTATCGCGTAATCTTACAAACTTGCCCTTGTCCCATTGATAATTAGAATGTACAGTTTTAACGTGGCTGTCCAAATTCGCTTTAGCCACAAACCCCTGTCCACACGTTTCGCATAAAAACGTACTAGTTTTCACGTGAAATTTGTGGGCATGTGTGAGCAGTGTGCCGAAAAATCGGAAGTTCTGCCCGCAGTCGAGACAGAACATACCATCATCAGACAATTTGAAGGCGAAGAGGCAATCTGTTAcggttttattgaattttatgtcATGTATATTCGAAACATGATACAGAAACTCATCCAACGTTTGAACGGGTTTTGGGCattttttacatgaaatttCGGAAATGTCCAATTTAAATCTGGTAGTTGCTGTAATGTTTCGGAGTACGTTGGTTAGTTTGACCTCATTATGTTCTTCTTGGGTATGTAGTTTCAGCTTCGAACTATCTATGAAGGAACAGCAACAATAAAAACACATGAATTTATTGGAGAACCACCTAAACGGGATAATGGTTGAATATTCTATAACCACGGTAATTAGCCTCGTGATGTGACATTTTCGGTCCCGTTCTGTAAGTCGATCAATTACTTTTTGTTCTGAAatcaaataattcataattagtgataattatatatatttgtgtgtataatttacCTCGTGCTCGGAAGTAAAATATAGTGAGGAAActtgtatgtgtatgtatacaACCAACACACATTGGATCATCTGAATGATCAAAGCTTGAGGACTTGTATCGTAAGGAGGCTGttaatttgctttattttaccaaaatattgatatattgtatACCTCTGGATCTCAGTTACCACTTATTATCTAATTTCGTCACCATCAAGTACTTCTTTAACTCATtcaatttagataatatatttgttataccttcatatttgtttgaaataattctAAGCCTTTATTTGAGTGTTAATCAGTATACCTTATGGGAAAAATGCAATGCTGGTTCAAAGTTAAAAGACTGATACTGTTAAGACACTATTAACTGACCACATTGAAAGTAGGCACAAATTTTGAAATTACGTACATTGATACAACTTGCTGCTTGATTGCTTTGCATTAACTTCGAATTgtacaagtaaatattaattaaaaaatatggagCCCTTAATGTCCTACAGATGATCAAGGAACTTATCTTTTTGTCGGAGTGGTACAGGGGCATATCGGAATACCAAACTATTCTCCGATCTCCTCGGTCGTCTTCTgaggttaatatttattgcaattataataaaaatcagtttGACCTTGAAACGTCACGATATAGTCGTCA
Above is a genomic segment from Vanessa tameamea isolate UH-Manoa-2023 chromosome 29, ilVanTame1 primary haplotype, whole genome shotgun sequence containing:
- the LOC113395863 gene encoding zinc finger protein 182-like isoform X11, which translates into the protein MEFDEIVVKESPGLCRCCLSEGCYKDLGTEYTWMDETEVYADILLECFDISISQHMEGPNGPNRLICEVCITRLRDACNFKKQVLDSEKKFVDMVGRGEFKSKVIVYQEQMKSEMIVEPQPAHDADVEYLDEEIDYDDGNKDDSNEPTVSEDITVDALPIKGKRGRPKKSTVKPEKKKSKLEEKTKPKIVKEQKVIDRLTERDRKCHITRLITVVIEYSTIIPFRWFSNKFMCFYCCCSFIDSSKLKLHTQEEHNEVKLTNVLRNITATTRFKLDISEISCKKCPKPVQTLDEFLYHVSNIHDIKFNKTVTDCLFAFKLSDDGMFCLDCGQNFRFFGTLLTHAHKFHVKTSTFLCETCGQGFVAKANLDSHVKTVHSNYQWDKGKFVRLRDNDHTKSNKPQKLQCPKCPEILRSNYLRKQHLALVHDVKSSQFSCDICSKIFLIKSKLIQHKSRVHLKEKSITCEICGFKVFSKDLLKRHMVKHDDSRPFQCEICKKAFQRKKTLDFHRRIHTNDRRYVCKDCGKAFVQVTSLKLHLRVHHNNGNI